In one window of Gemmatimonadaceae bacterium DNA:
- a CDS encoding glycosyltransferase family 9 protein: MSVDRILIVSLDNLGDTVFASALAPPLRERFPQATLDIWCKDYAADVARLVPGVSDVIASDPFWDRAPGRSKGSKASFFRAMKRVRAKRYDVAVLAAAPWRTAAAVAATRIPTRIGLRRRKNRAFLTEALPDENPREPVMSELARLLEPLGIRAGPLRYRLDASSLSPRRARLAAKIASPYAALHPFASKENRCVAVPVWIELARQLGARGSNVLWVGSASELEAFRATANDPTWRYVDRDSDGSLADTAAAVAGAALFVGHDSGPLHIAGAFGVPVVGIFAPGEPLRTFPQGIGPSRMLARPSPVGIAAEDILREVDALR; this comes from the coding sequence ATGTCCGTCGACCGCATACTCATCGTCAGTCTCGACAACCTTGGCGACACGGTGTTCGCGTCCGCGCTCGCGCCACCACTGCGTGAGCGCTTTCCGCAGGCAACACTCGATATCTGGTGCAAAGACTATGCAGCCGACGTCGCCCGGCTCGTTCCAGGAGTATCCGACGTGATCGCATCCGATCCGTTTTGGGACCGAGCCCCAGGCCGAAGCAAGGGGTCGAAGGCATCGTTCTTTCGAGCGATGAAACGCGTGCGCGCCAAACGCTACGATGTCGCCGTGCTCGCCGCCGCACCGTGGCGAACGGCGGCCGCGGTGGCGGCAACGAGAATTCCAACGCGCATTGGTCTGCGTCGCCGAAAGAATCGCGCGTTCCTCACCGAAGCGCTGCCTGACGAGAATCCACGCGAGCCGGTGATGTCCGAGCTCGCGCGTCTTCTCGAGCCACTTGGCATCAGAGCTGGCCCGCTTCGCTACCGACTCGACGCGTCGTCGTTGAGCCCACGACGCGCTCGTCTTGCCGCGAAGATCGCGTCGCCCTACGCCGCTCTGCACCCATTTGCCAGCAAGGAGAATCGGTGCGTCGCCGTCCCGGTGTGGATCGAGCTCGCGCGACAACTTGGCGCGCGCGGATCGAACGTTCTCTGGGTCGGCAGTGCGAGCGAGCTCGAGGCGTTTCGCGCCACGGCCAACGATCCGACGTGGCGATACGTCGATCGCGACAGCGATGGTTCGCTCGCCGACACTGCGGCCGCCGTCGCGGGCGCTGCGCTTTTCGTCGGACATGATTCGGGGCCACTTCATATCGCCGGCGCGTTTGGCGTGCCCGTGGTCGGCATCTTCGCTCCTGGTGAGCCGCTGCGCACCTTCCCGCAAGGCATCGGACCCTCACGCATGTTGGCTCGTCCGTCGCCGGTCGGGATTGCCGCCGAGGACATCCTCCGCGAAGTCGACGCGCTGCGATGA
- a CDS encoding glycosyltransferase family 9 protein yields MKVVNLDRICIVMMSAVGDAVHVLPVLHALHRHSPETRVTWVLQPGPATLVRGHEHVDEIILFDRSKGWRAFTDVRRELSTRQFDVVLDFQVYFKAGMVTSFTNAPVKLGFDRARARDLNWLFTSDRIPPHAPQHVQDQYLEFLTALGIPNENVAWELGPWPGERQWQREFFAPLDRPAAAIVVATSKPQKDWLPERWAGVADALYHEFGLQPVLVGGRTERELAAERVIMEHARQKPVSALGSGLRNLVGILDGSALVLAPDTGPLHMAVALDRPVISLMGYTNPKRTGPYRRFHDLIIDAYGEPGENYPISMENREDRMPRISVRDVLERVERWRTRYAVPSR; encoded by the coding sequence ATGAAGGTCGTGAATCTGGATCGCATCTGCATCGTGATGATGAGCGCCGTCGGCGACGCGGTGCACGTGCTTCCCGTGCTTCACGCGCTCCACCGACACTCTCCAGAGACACGCGTCACCTGGGTGTTGCAACCCGGACCGGCGACACTCGTCCGCGGGCATGAGCACGTCGATGAGATTATCCTCTTTGATCGCTCGAAGGGCTGGCGCGCGTTCACCGATGTCCGACGTGAGCTCTCGACGCGGCAGTTCGATGTCGTCCTCGATTTCCAGGTGTACTTCAAGGCCGGGATGGTCACATCCTTCACGAATGCTCCCGTGAAGCTCGGCTTCGATCGCGCGCGTGCGCGTGACCTCAATTGGCTGTTCACATCCGATCGCATTCCGCCGCACGCGCCGCAGCACGTCCAGGACCAGTACCTCGAATTCCTCACCGCGCTGGGAATACCTAACGAGAACGTCGCCTGGGAGCTCGGGCCGTGGCCTGGCGAGCGTCAGTGGCAACGGGAGTTCTTCGCACCGCTCGATCGGCCAGCCGCGGCGATCGTCGTTGCGACGAGCAAGCCGCAGAAAGACTGGCTGCCCGAGCGTTGGGCGGGAGTCGCCGACGCCCTGTACCATGAGTTTGGGCTCCAGCCGGTGCTCGTGGGCGGCCGCACGGAGCGCGAATTGGCGGCCGAGCGCGTGATCATGGAACACGCGCGACAAAAGCCGGTCTCCGCGCTCGGAAGCGGGCTTCGGAACCTGGTCGGCATACTCGACGGCTCGGCGCTCGTCCTCGCTCCAGACACCGGGCCACTGCACATGGCCGTGGCGCTCGACCGGCCGGTGATCAGCTTGATGGGTTACACAAATCCAAAGCGAACCGGCCCATATCGACGTTTCCATGATCTCATCATCGACGCGTACGGCGAGCCTGGCGAAAACTACCCGATCTCGATGGAGAATCGCGAGGATCGGATGCCGCGCATCTCGGTGCGCGACGTTCTCGAGCGCGTCGAGCGCTGGCGGACTCGTTATGCCGTCCCGTCCCGATGA
- a CDS encoding Maf family protein: protein MIKRRSSPNGDLVPVVLASQSPRRRDLLTLIGIPHEVRPANIDERYLAGEVPREHAERLARGKAAAITAPGAVTIGSDTIVVVDDDVLGKPRDDGEAARMLRRLSGRSHIVITAVAASWNGRMLSDVEEVAVTFRTLSDQDIAAYIATREPMDKAGAYGIQGYGATIVERVDGDYFAVMGLPLNRLARLLESLGLVYEFGPLRAGHRDGTA, encoded by the coding sequence ATGATAAAGCGCCGGTCGTCGCCTAACGGCGATCTGGTTCCCGTCGTTCTTGCCTCGCAGTCGCCGCGGCGACGCGACCTGCTGACGCTGATCGGCATACCGCATGAGGTGCGGCCCGCGAACATCGACGAGCGATATCTCGCCGGCGAGGTGCCGCGTGAGCACGCCGAGCGCCTGGCGCGCGGCAAAGCAGCGGCGATCACCGCGCCCGGCGCGGTGACCATTGGTAGCGACACCATTGTCGTCGTCGATGACGACGTCCTTGGCAAGCCACGAGATGACGGCGAGGCGGCTCGCATGCTGCGACGGTTGAGCGGGCGCTCACACATCGTGATCACGGCCGTCGCGGCGAGCTGGAACGGTCGGATGCTCTCCGACGTCGAGGAAGTGGCCGTGACCTTTCGGACGCTCTCCGATCAGGACATCGCGGCCTACATCGCGACGCGCGAGCCGATGGACAAAGCAGGGGCCTACGGTATCCAGGGGTACGGTGCGACCATCGTCGAGCGTGTCGACGGCGATTATTTCGCGGTGATGGGACTGCCGCTGAATCGGCTCGCCCGGCTGCTCGAGTCGTTGGGGCTCGTTTACGAGTTTGGGCCGTTGCGCGCGGGTCATCGGGACGGGACGGCATAA